A window of the Streptomyces sp. NBC_01351 genome harbors these coding sequences:
- a CDS encoding thioesterase family protein — MGAVEGFYERVDAGRFHATEYTRGPWDPGSQHAGPPAALLGRAVEERPGGRADMRIARITYEILRPVPIGALEVTTSVLRAGRSTEVVEAALTPEGEAAPVMLARALRIRVAEEAVPAVVPGPGLPSPGEVARTPFFPVPWDVGYHTAVESRFVEGTFVDRGPGTCWMRMRVPLLAGEETRALDRVLVAADSGNGISSVMDFHRFVFVNGDLTVHLHRHPVGEWVCVEAATSVDAAGIGLADARLHDEKGPIGRSAQSLFVAPR, encoded by the coding sequence ATGGGTGCTGTCGAGGGGTTCTACGAACGGGTCGATGCCGGGCGGTTCCACGCCACCGAGTACACGCGGGGCCCGTGGGACCCCGGCTCCCAGCACGCCGGGCCGCCGGCCGCGCTGCTCGGGCGGGCCGTCGAGGAGCGGCCGGGCGGGCGGGCGGACATGCGGATCGCGCGGATCACGTACGAGATCCTGCGCCCGGTGCCGATCGGCGCCCTGGAGGTCACCACGAGCGTGCTCCGGGCCGGCCGCAGTACCGAGGTGGTCGAGGCCGCGCTCACGCCGGAGGGCGAGGCCGCGCCGGTGATGCTCGCGCGGGCACTGCGGATCCGGGTCGCCGAGGAGGCGGTGCCGGCGGTGGTGCCGGGGCCGGGGCTGCCGTCGCCGGGGGAGGTGGCGCGGACGCCGTTCTTCCCGGTGCCGTGGGACGTCGGCTACCACACGGCCGTGGAGAGTCGGTTCGTCGAGGGCACGTTCGTCGACCGGGGGCCGGGCACCTGCTGGATGCGGATGAGGGTGCCGTTGCTCGCGGGGGAGGAGACCAGGGCGCTGGACCGGGTGCTGGTCGCCGCCGACTCGGGCAATGGCATCAGTTCGGTGATGGACTTCCACCGGTTCGTCTTCGTCAACGGCGATCTGACCGTGCACCTGCACCGCCACCCGGTGGGCGAGTGGGTCTGCGTGGAGGCCGCCACCAGCGTGGACGCCGCCGGGATCGGGCTGGCCGACGCGCGACTGCACGACGAGAAGGGGCCGATCGGGCGGAGCGCGCAGAGTCTGTTCGTCGCTCCTCGCTAG
- a CDS encoding C40 family peptidase: MAGGIGIGLCLSFLVLLVVGTYSAAAGLGRAGAGGSAVGLAKGAVPGKYQALVEKWGNLCPAINPALLAAQLYSESGWNPSAVSPADARGIAQFIPGTWAGHGIDGDGDGDRDIWDPNDAIPSAASYDCQLAKDVASVPGDPASNMLAAYNAGAYAVIKYGGVPPYKETQGYVKAITSLAKSFARPVGRVAPSQQAAGAIYFAQKQLGTPYLWGGNGTADQDGRFDCSGLTKAAYETVGVKLPRVANDQYNAGPHPSRDELLPGDLVFFSDDLTNSRDIRHVGLYVGGGYMINAPYTGAVIRFDKIDTPDYFGATRVTKDGAEALPERAAPSRAP, encoded by the coding sequence ATGGCCGGCGGGATCGGGATCGGGCTGTGCCTGAGCTTCCTCGTGCTGCTCGTCGTGGGGACCTACTCCGCCGCCGCGGGACTGGGGCGCGCTGGCGCCGGCGGTAGTGCGGTGGGCCTGGCCAAGGGGGCGGTGCCCGGGAAGTACCAGGCGCTGGTGGAGAAGTGGGGCAACCTCTGCCCGGCCATCAACCCGGCGCTGCTCGCCGCCCAGCTGTACTCCGAGTCCGGCTGGAACCCGAGTGCCGTCAGTCCGGCGGACGCACGCGGCATCGCGCAGTTCATCCCGGGTACGTGGGCGGGGCACGGCATCGACGGGGACGGGGACGGGGACCGGGACATCTGGGACCCGAACGACGCGATCCCCTCGGCGGCCTCGTACGACTGCCAGCTGGCCAAGGACGTGGCGAGCGTGCCCGGTGACCCGGCGTCGAACATGCTCGCCGCCTACAACGCCGGTGCCTACGCGGTCATCAAGTACGGAGGGGTGCCCCCGTACAAGGAGACCCAGGGCTATGTGAAGGCGATCACCAGCCTGGCGAAGAGCTTCGCCCGGCCCGTCGGCCGGGTCGCGCCCTCGCAACAGGCCGCCGGAGCCATCTACTTCGCACAGAAGCAGCTCGGCACTCCTTATCTGTGGGGTGGCAACGGAACGGCCGACCAGGACGGGCGGTTCGACTGCTCGGGGCTGACCAAGGCCGCGTACGAGACGGTGGGGGTCAAGCTGCCGCGCGTGGCGAACGACCAGTACAACGCCGGTCCGCACCCCTCGCGCGATGAACTCCTCCCCGGCGACCTGGTGTTCTTCTCCGATGATCTGACGAACTCTCGGGACATCCGGCACGTCGGTCTCTACGTGGGTGGCGGCTACATGATCAACGCCCCGTACACCGGAGCCGTGATCCGCTTCGACAAGATCGACACGCCCGATTACTTCGGCGCCACGCGCGTGACGAAGGATGGCGCGGAGGCCCTTCCGGAGCGTGCCGCGCCGAGTCGGGCCCCGTAG